The following coding sequences lie in one Rutidosis leptorrhynchoides isolate AG116_Rl617_1_P2 chromosome 4, CSIRO_AGI_Rlap_v1, whole genome shotgun sequence genomic window:
- the LOC139842040 gene encoding uncharacterized protein, with protein MESQNEVPKEDKSRVANKDMIAKKEGKKVLTPEPHSKHTKLFKNGSHSSSFSTKPQTTNELSLRRRPGSTGETTSSSARANKNVPGGTNIGTPSDSLRSVNKLKAKKSNADEDGRPFEDSLGRRSSGFSSKSEVRAEKRKEFNSRLEEKSREKEMERTNLQEKSKESQKAEIRDLRKNLGFKATPLPKFYNEPATKWEPKKKQPTRPITPKLGKNRSVRSGGQQVKNEATSSKVDRASKTEAGPEQPKELPLKSKGQEVENELPVGSRDQEMDQGSVETFEKIEFPLDNQLEDEGWEEVNNEEDPEIEEGPLHSTNLADRGYIDNYF; from the exons ATGGAGTCTCAAAATGAAGTTCCAAAAGAAGATAAATCTCGTGTTGCTAATAAAGATATGATTGCGAAAAAAGAGGGAAAAAAGGTTCTTACTCCAGAACCACATTCAAAGCACACTAAGTTATTTAAAAATGGGTCTCACAGTTCCTCATTTTCGACTAAACCCCAAACTACTAATGAGCTGTCGTTGAGACGAAGACCTGGGTCTACGGGTGAAACCACATCATCCTCTGCACGTGCGAATAAGAATGTGCCAGGTGGTACAAATATTGGCACCCCTTCAGATTCGCTGCGAAGTGTGAACAAATTAAAG GCTAAGAAATCGAATGCAGATGAAGATGGCCGTCCTTTTGAGGATTCCCT TGGGCGACGTAGTTCTGGCTTTTCTTCCAAATCGGAAGTACGTGCTGAAAAGAGAAAGGAATTTAATTCTCGGTTAGAGGAAAAAAGTCGTGAAAAGGAAATGGAAAGGACGAATTTGCAAGAAAAATCTAAA GAAAGCCAGAAAGCAGAAATCAGAGATTTAAGGAAAAATTTGGGGTTTAAAGCTACACCATTGCCAAAGTTTTACAACGAACCTGCTACCAAGTGGGAACCAAAGAAG AAACAACCCACTCGCCCGATAACTCCAAAGCTAGGCAAAAATAGAAGTGTGCGTTCTGGGGGCCAACAAGTTAAAAACGAAGCTACATCAAGTAAGGTCGATCGCGCTAGCAAAACAGAAGCCGGACCCGAACAGCCAAAAGAATTACCTCTTAAATCAAAAGGTCAAGAAGTCGAAAATGAGTTACCTGTTGGTTCACGAGATCAAGAAATGGACCAAGGTTCTGTTGAAACGTTTGAAAAAATCGAGTTCCCACTAGACAATCAACTTGAAGATGAAGGTTGGGAAGAAGTTAATAATGAAGAGGATCCAGAAATCGAGGAAGGACCTCTTCATAGTACGAATCTTGCAGACAGAG GTTACATTGATAATTACTTTTGA